TGCCTGCAACTGtttgcatgcaataaaatggactccaatataCATTTGATATGAAAATAGGGCAGAACGCTCcgttaatagtttttttaaagtgcCAACAATCACAGTCATTTACATGCATACACCAATagcaaaacaaaagcaaagcCAAGCAGGTTTCCGTTACTTGAAGCGAAAGAGCGGGAGACCTTACAGAAAGCTTTGCATGGGATGTCCCTCAGTTGCTGTTTTTCACCATGTGACTCACAGGCACTACTCGCTGCCGTTGCGTGTATAGCCTTTCCTAGGTGGACTTCAGACTTAAAGTGGTACTAGCTTCAATTTCAGAATGGCTGTATGTCAAACCAGAGTATTGTtgcaaacaaatatattttattttgttacacttGGGTAACAACATTTTATGTCATTTGCAGTATACTTATGTGATTTTGTTGCACGCTCTGGCATGTGTCACACAATCAGTGCCATGTTCCAATCTCTAACGGGTTTCCAGGTCTAAAGAAGTTCCAATTAACAGACTTCCACGTAAATTGTGAATGATACCAGCCACAGGGCTGAAATAGATGCTATGGCTTCTATAATTTCTAAACACCAGTAGGGTTGCAGCATAGGCAGATACACAAGTCATAATAATTCTGCTGACTTCATATTTGCCATAGTAAGTGCATAACAACGTTGCAATGAGCTGGGGGGGGTCCATAGCTTGTATGTAATTTTTCAACAATACATGTAGTACAAACCAGGACTAAAACAAACCCTATGACAGCAAAaacgtatatatttaataaaacattttgtcagCTACAGCAAAGCCAGATATATTTTGTGTCAtgatataaatacaaatttacaGATACAAACTCAATAAAGAGTCCACTTGTAGTTGGCTGAAAAATTGAGGCAAGGTTTCACTGGACAAGTGAATTATTTCTTATTAATGGGTTTGGGGATGCAGTAGTACAAGGAAGGTGATTTCTAATTAAAACTGTTATATTCAGTGGAATTTGTGAACAGCACCTCAAAAGCCTTCCTTAAGGAGTATACCAAACAAATAAGACTAAAAATCAGTTTAATAAacgtaaacatttttttggagtCCTCCTAaacagaatggaaaaaaaaacacctaacgTTTCTACAAGCCTTTGGCCTTCACCAAGGGATTTTTGAGATGAAGTATACATATGTTTCACCTATAAGCAGAGGTGTAAGCAAATGCACCAGTTTATTCAGCGTTATCATTATATCATAGGGCCTAGTGATCAAGGTGAACTTCCCCAGGGCATAACGGTTGGGTTCCATACAGCACAACACAAGAAAGCATAAATGAAGAGGTTCAAGTGTGTATTATAGTTCTAAAAAGGAGATAAGTCTTCAACAGCGAATCTCTAAAAAACACCAAAGTAATATGTGGTATTCATTAACGAACATAACAGAATCACTTACTTGTTGGGAAACCAAGTTTCAAGAAAAGACAGAAAACTAGGAAAATGctaaatatgtaaaacaatcTCAAAATACATGTGCCAAACCGAATACAACAAAGAAGCCGTAGACAGCTGTCAAAGAGCTATGATGGGAGGAAAAATCCAAGAACTGAATGGTTTTATTCCTGTGGATGGTTTTTATCTATGGATATGTCATTGGCCAGACACAGAAGCTTTTATACACTGTTTTATACAAAGTGTTAACACAAAGCATTATACAAATGCAGTAAGCGCGTTTATATCGGTTTTACTATTTGTTCCCCCAACACGACGCATTCAATTATCTCTTTTAGTGGTTTATAAAGACATAATTGCAAAGTAACGCAGAACAAGACAATATGGGGAGTATGTCTGTCGCAAAACGTACACATATAAAACACATGTATACCTGGACCGCAACACCACCAAGAATAAACATATTTGTTATGAATTGAAACTGCGCCGAGTTGTAAAGATACACAGACGCAGGCATTAAGATTTCAACCGTACTAAAAAACGGCTTACGTTATCACACACTTGGACAAAACAAACACACCCTAAACAAGTAATGGTCAAGGCAATGTTTATGGGAATGTTGTACATTGAACTAGCGTCAGTCTTGCATATTGATGGACAAGTCCATCCGACTGAAGGACGCCTGTCACTGAGCCAAAAGCACACACTGGGGCCAAGTATCACACACGGGGTGCCATTAAAACACCGATTCTCTGTGACCCACAAAAAGCCTACCATTATTGTAGGGGTTGCATGAGCAGTTTATAGACATGTATACTTTTGTGCACTGTGTCGCTTCCACCTGGAGCCGAGTCCCCAGTTTCCTCCATACCCTCCAACTGTACTTCACAGCTTTCCATCATTAACACATGCGTCCTGCAAACACCCATTCTAGCGGCTCGCATAGGCTGCATAAAACCAACCGCCCtcaattttatttccatttttaaaactattccTTAGGcattccctctctctcacctcCATCTTCACGGCCAAATATCCCCCTTCTTCTAACACACTTCCCCCGCCTCCACCGACATAACAATACTTCCGCTTCCGTCGGAACCAAGGAAACTGTATTAGCCGTAACCGGAAACCGGTCTAGTCCACGTGAGACGCACCATTGTAAGGAACACCATAGAGTTCAGAATGAATATAGAAAACAGCCGGCTTCCGGCGTACAGAGCGCCTTGAAGCTTCGACTCATTTTAGATAGAGCGTCGCTTAGCAAGCCAGTACAGGCGGTCCTCCAAGCGGAGCAGCAGAGAGGCTTCTCAGTGTACAGTGAGCCTCCTCCCCGTGATTTTAACCTGGTGGCATAGCAGTGATTGTCATCATGTCTTACGCCTACTTATTCAAGTATATAATAATCGGTGACACAGGTGCGTCCGTCCTGACGTGTTGATCGCAATTTGCTATATGTAGCTTTTGAACAGCGCTCTAGTAAAGGCTGAACCGTAATGGGGATGCCGTTACTGTACATTGTACACATGCCCGTATCACAGCCATTGAGCATATATGTAAACGTCTTACTGGTTGTTAGCATTGTGTCGGCGGACTGCAGTTCTGCACTGATGCATATGCCCGCCAGATGTTCACTCATTAAGCGGAGGCTCCGGTATGTGAGCGCTCTGGGCCGGTGTTGGGTGGGTACTGGGGTTTGTCCAGGGAAGACCATGGCTTATGGATTGCTTTGTACTACCCAGTCCTTTTGCAGAATACGTGTCTGGTATCTTAATTACATTTGGCAACAATAGTGATTAACATGATTATaagtgtataataataataattaataataaacctAACCATGGTTTAGTAGAGGATAAAGTGTTGTAGAGAGACTTCTTTTATTTGCACTGTAAAACATTATGTGGTCTTTGTTAAAATTACCGTTGCCCCGTGGGATGGATTTGTTTCAGGTTGAAGGTGTTATCCGGTCGCACAGGAAGACACACGGTACCATCAGAATGGTCATACTAAATTGAGCGGGTACAAACGTTAGTACTGGAGCGTTTCTTACACTGCTGGGGGGTGGCGTCACTAGGGTTGGTGTCACCCGGTGCGATGACACATGGTGTCACCCACTCGACATGCGTGGTGCTGTAATTCCTTCTCTGCCGTCCAGTGATGATCTGCCAGGGCCAGGTCTGCCTCCTCTGCTCCGGTTGCACCGGCGTGACCGCGCTATGGTAGGGTGATTCCAGGCGGATTACACTCTCATAGAGTTCCCTGCCTGGTGTGGTGTCACCCGGGTGCGGTCCGCACACCCCCCGCACCCGGGTTGTGACACCACTGCTGCTGGGGTACTATTGTGCAAATATTACTACCCCTGGCATGTAATACATTCCAGTAGAGGAgtctacaaaatattttacatgcgGTAGCCaacactgcatatatatatatataaaatacccaAAAAATGGATCTGTAGGCGCGATGTGTTCAATCGCTAAACTCGTCataagatgcatttttttttctgtttgtcaaAAAACACACTtggaagattatatatatatatatatatatatatatatatatatatatatatatatatatatatatatatataatgtatcggTCTGTTTAATTAGAGTAACTGACCTCTCCAACTCTGTCTTAGGTGTGGGAAAGTCCTGTCTTCTCCTTCAGTTCACAGATAAAAGGTTCCAGCCAGTCCACGACCTGACCATCGGTAAGCATCACCACAATAGAATGACGATTTTATCACTTCCAGATGCTGATTTTAGTTCATACATGTGACAGGTGCTTTCAAATAACTCAAGTGTGTTTTGTGTTCCACAGGAGTTGAGTTTGGAGCACGAATGATAAATATTGATGGGAAGCCGATCAAACTGCAGATATGGGACACGGTGAGAgacaacagaacacacaggcaACAGAAAACACCACTTTCTCTCCAGATATAGAGTTTCTTTATAGATCTGTGTTGGTTTTAAAGCTATAGCTTACATTCTATAAATATTGAAATAGTGTtataaaaaatctttattatatAAAGACACCTCTAATTTCTGGTATTCCAAAACCTATTTTAGCATTGGCTCTATCACAGGGCATATTCCTCTTTAGACCCCCACAAATAGAATATCCATTCTAATAGTATGATGATCTCATTAGAACAATTAAGTATAcaaataatgtgtataattaaaaaaagacagcggTCCGGCAATGtataagtataaaaatatataatttattaaacaggTTAACAaacattaagcaaaaaaaattaaaaatatatatcaacataagaataacagaaaaaacatacaataataaaataatcaatcaAAGAAAAACCTAATAAAACTCACTGTTGAAATAGTAGTTCCTGGCCAGGCTAAGCGCTTGTTTCTTTTACTGTTTACTGAATCTAATTCTCAACCCACTTTAGTATATGAAATCAAAAGAGACAATTAGGTATTATGGGTATTATTTCATGAATGACATGAAACTTGTATAATCAGGAATTTGTATGTCTCTCCCAACTGTCTTGCTTTTGCCTCTCACCCTGGACAGGCTGGACAGGAATCATTTCGCTCCATAACCCGGTCATATTATCGAGGGGCTGCAGGAGCTCTACTAGTATATGACATCACCAGGTAAGCACTTGCCTTCTGGGATCTCTGTTCCTAACGGACCAGAACTTATCAGCAGCATCAGCTTAATGTTTTATGGGAGCAGAATGTAATATGCCGTTGATGTtaccttatatttttattatcctttccaagatatatatatatatatatatataaacaaaaactgCAGTATATGGTGGGCACTACATATCTAGATTTTGGTGAGGACTAAGAAAGGCATTAGTGAATTCCAGAAATAGGGTGTATTTTTGCTTCTTTATAGATAAGAATAATTAATTGCTGAATGATTTATGTAGTAGCATATTTATATACCTGGTGTATTTctggtaatttttatttattttttttgttcaggcGGGAGACATTTAGCCACCTAACCTCTTGGTTAGAAGATGCTCGCCAACACTCCAGTTCAAATATGGTAATCATTCTGATTGGAAACAAAAGGTCAGTGATATTGTATGTCTCTCTAAGAtgcatgtttttattgtataggttattatatataatggcattatcttctccagtgacctTGAGAGCCGTAGAGATGTATCGAGGGAGGAAGGAGAAGCGTTTGCTCGGGAACATGGACTCATATTTATGGAAACCTCTGCCAAAACTGCAGCCAATGTGGAAGAGGTTAGGGGAtcttttctgtatatttccaaaacattcctttttttttttcctttttattaagtttccctttacttttttttctatcttatttttgtggggttttctgttgtgtttttttttcttttctcacaatGTTGCTTATTCCTATGTGTCTTCCCAAGGCTTTTATTGGTACAGCcaaagaaatatacaaaaagatCCAGCAGGGACTGTTTGATGTGAATAATGAGGTAAGACAAATTTTAGCAGATAAGTCCATGTGAGCTGCTAAAGTGCGCACATTTTCTTacactttctcttcttctttttcttcttcttcttctaggcAAACGGCATCAAGGTTGGACCTCAGCAGTCGATAAATGAGCCCTTGGGAGGTGGATCTCGACAGAGCCAAGCAGAAGGTGGAAGAACCTCTGGGTGCTGCTGAGTCTAATCTAATAAGCAAAATAGAAGGATTGAAGGGTCCAAATCAAAGCTTATCAAGTCTGTTACCTGTCCCCCCATGccttgttgtgtgttttttttatttattatcattcattGCACTCATTTATTGCACATATAAaagggaattatttttattttttatgagaaGTTCGGTTTTAGTTTCTTGTTCTTTGCATTTAAAAATCTCAAACACCTACAAATGAAAAGTGGGGTCTGTATGTAATAGTGACAATAAGAAACTGGCGAGCATGGCCTATCTTGTGTAGGATTGTCAAACCCTTCTTGGTGGGGTGTGTATGCTTGTAGCACAAAAGATAAAATCCAAACATCTCTAGTCTGTGCCTTCAGCCCTCACCATCTAAGTAAAACATCATACAAGCACAGATATGAAAACTGTAGTctaattgctatatatatatatataaatatatatatatataattgcaatatgCACAGGTTTGTTAGAATGTTATTTAGTAGTGCTAATGACAACTTTTTAACAATtatcatacattatatacaacaTTTAAAGTACAACTTTTGTGAAATGAGACATGAAGCTTGCATTACAAATCCTAAATCATGCTTGCCAAACTGCTAgtgaatgtataaataaaagaataatacttTCATCCACAGATTTCCTAGCACAATACACAGGTGAAAGTTTACTTCTGTAGCTGAGGCAGACCTTGTCATCTGATGGATTGACATGTCCACTTTTAGTGCATAGGACTACTTTTTATTCATAGGTGTCGGTCAACCTATAAGAACGCTTTAAATCAAGTATTATTGAGCACTTGCATTAAAAGTATCTTTAAATGGATATGGTCATAATTCCTGTAGATGTTTTAACGCTTCATGGGAAGTCTCAGCGATTGCAGCACACTCAGAAATTCAAATATACCACTGTCTTATTTATTGAGTTATTATGTttacaaaggggaaaaaaggggtTTGGATAAAATAAAAACGATTTCCATTTTAGGCTTTTAGTGCTTACATGTGCTGCAAATGCATAATGTCCTCTGTAGGCGAATCATtcttaattgtgtttttataatttacagATGATTTGAATGAATCTACTTGTATTTATTAAGCATAGAAGGTACCATGAAGTAAAGCATTATATCTTAATTTTTTGGTTGCCaatgaaaatgtgttaataaacTTTTTCCCATATTATGAAGAATGTgcgtatttttgtttgtttaggactatatacattttattgtaataagGAATTATGCAAAGTCTAATTGTATGAGCAGAGGATTACCGTCTACCGTATATAATATCACATCTACATAAATTACACCCTGCCCATTTCTACTTTATAGTTGTttgctaatattttattaaaaaatgtagtaGAGTTTTGTTGTAATTTTCCAAATGACACAGAtagtttgttaataaaaaatctcagataaatgaaaaacaatttgAAGGAACCCGCTTGTGTGCAGTGCTCGAGTTAAGCAATGATTGCATGGATTACTTGCAGTGATACATGTACCaatgtttacttttttagtttttaaaatgcAAGTCTCAGGGCTGGGGCCTTAACTGTGACAGGGGTTGGATACATCATCCTCTTAGGaggatgggggaaaaaatattttttgctctgGCTCCATTtatgtggcaaatatatatatttttcctcagGACAAGTTGTTTACAGGACATCtcataacaatatatactcaAAAAACCCAGAGCCTTATTATTTTCTCCAAAAATCTaaaccaaatagtaaaagtGATAGAAACCAAAGTATTTTCTTAAATGCCCCCAACCCACCTTAGTAAGTTTATCCAATAAATGTGGTTGTACCTCTATGTTGTCTATAACAGTTTAGGCACCTATAGAAAGGGGTAAATCTGTTATTTGTGCTCAAGAAATAACATGTAGATACCAAATACACAGGGTGTTATGTTGAAAAGTATGCCATCTGTTTGGCATTTTAGTGCACCGGCTTTCAGGGGCTATATTTTTTGATTGTTCGTAGATAAAATTTACAAAAGAAATGTGTTCATATTTGTTCCCTTTTTTTGGCCATTATGGTCGATGATGGGCAGAAAATTGCCTTTTAGCTGAAGTTGGTCAGAGGAGAACAAGGGTTGATGCATTTATAGATAGTTTTTGCATGCACTGAAAATTCCACAGTAGAGTCAGATCCCTAAAGGCTTGGCCTTCGGTTAGGGCAATGAGCTGGCCTTTTGGCTGCCACCTccccttgaagacttcagtggtaGCCCCATGGGTGAGTGGGAAAGCAATGAGAAACAGAAGTGAAAGGTCATCCCACCAGAAGAGGACTGAGGACTATGTGGTCCTCTGTGGATTGAGTAACTCTGAAGTCGAGGGTCTAATGTAGCTCACAGGTTTGCCTCCACCATTTGATGTGTTGCACTAACCTTGCATAGTGCTCTAGCACAGAAAGCTTTTTGCCATTTACACGCAAATTTTCTGAAATACCGGTTGGTATTgagaatatttgtatttataacaCTAACCTGAGGTCTCGTATCATTCATGCTttcttgtgtatttatataatggtctggggctggtTTGGGCTAATGTTAGAGCTACAGCGTACAAAGACAATTTAGACAATCGTATGCTTCTGGTTTTCTGAAGGTTCTTTCCAGCATGACTATGTCACTGTGCGCAAAACAAGGTGCATAGAGATACTTTGACAAGTTTGATGGGGAGGAACtcaagtggcctgcacagagccctgaccttaatcctaccgagcacctttgggatgaattggaacgctGATTGTCCAGGCCTTTTTCTCCAGCATCAGTGGCTGACCTCACATATGCTTTTTTGGCTGAATGGCCacaaatttccacagaaacgcTCTTCTTCTacaaaatcttgtagaaagccttcccagaaacaTGAAGGCTATTATAGCCACAGTCCATATTGATagccatggttttggaattgaATTGATAGCAAGCTCTTAAGCTCTAGAATAATTAATGCAAAGTTGTCACGAGGATTATAAGGATTGCTTTGAATAATGGTCGGCTGTTTAATGACACAAACATTTAATTGATTTAgtataaataaaccaaactTAAAGGGGGAAACAAGGTACAGGACATTACATTATGACATGGTTGGCGAGACATAATAttgctccttgcatcttcacttatcacctcctcccacgcccgcctacaggacttctctcgcgcagcaccaaccctctggaactatCTTCCCCGTGCTGTCCGCCTCTCACCAGCTCTACtctccttcaaacgctccctaaaaacgtttctcttcagggaagcctaccactgacataaactccccctacattaacatcattcactaccacgcagtcctcacctcctgtttctcacccctcaTCCACCTAGAATTGAAGTTCCTgtgggaacagggccctccattcctctcgtatctgtatgtcaattgcttgtcattttgtacttgtcgttatctgtaaaatttttacctagtacagcgctgcggaatctgttggcactttataaataaagtataataataataataattgtagctACAGCACCCATTGGTAGCAGTATCACGTAAAACCCTATCCTTGCAACAGCGTCTTGCCCCTTTAGCGACTGTCTAAGGTTGATTAGTATATGCACATGGTACCCAGTGAAATTGTCCAAGGCAGGACAATGCCCATTAAGAAGAATGGTGTCATTGCAGCTGCCTTTAGCTGACAGAGGTAATCAATGGATATCCAGTAACCATTTTTTCATACTATTCTTGAAAagccattatttttaataaatggcaGGCATCATAAGATTCACTCTGAAGACTATCCACTGAAAATGAGGGTGTCTGGGAGGTCTAACGTAAAACTGTATGCCTAGGTAATGCTTCTATAGGGAAATACCAGGTAAcgatattggaaaaaaataactcaTTTAACTGGAGGGATAAAATTGTTGATAAAAATAAGTGGGAGTATGAATACTTAATTAATAAGCCGCGCGACCCATATAACCCCTacagtatacatttatataacatCCAATCAGGCGTCAATAGGGCAGCTATCTGAAGGACCCACTTGCCCTCTTTCCCGTGAGTACTTCCTGGAAGGGACACTCTACCTTCTGCGTGTGACGTACTTTGCGTACTTGATTGATGGTATTTCTGGCCAATCGTTGGTCGGTATGGGAGGGTGTTCTGGCATAGAATGCGATGCCATTGACTTGCGGCTGCAGTGACGTAAAGACCCGTGTGAGGGTGCGCTGCGCTGCCATGCTCCGTATAGCCGGGACCAGCTCATAAAGGGTCAAGAGCGGCCGGGATCCGGACAGTGTGACGTCACGAGTGAGACGGGGCTTTGACGTCACGAACTGGGGTCACAGGTGAGGCGTAGGGGGAGGGTGGAGTATGCCCTAATAACATAATATACAAATACCGGCAGTCACgtatttgtacaaaaaaaaaaaaaagcccttagTAGATCTATCACGTGCACATA
The DNA window shown above is from Spea bombifrons isolate aSpeBom1 chromosome 1, aSpeBom1.2.pri, whole genome shotgun sequence and carries:
- the RAB2B gene encoding ras-related protein Rab-2B, whose product is MSYAYLFKYIIIGDTGVGKSCLLLQFTDKRFQPVHDLTIGVEFGARMINIDGKPIKLQIWDTAGQESFRSITRSYYRGAAGALLVYDITRRETFSHLTSWLEDARQHSSSNMVIILIGNKSDLESRRDVSREEGEAFAREHGLIFMETSAKTAANVEEAFIGTAKEIYKKIQQGLFDVNNEANGIKVGPQQSINEPLGGGSRQSQAEGGRTSGCC